The window GCAACACCGAGGTGCCGGGGCCGATAATGCTTCAGGGCGACCATGGTCCGATAGCGTATCGGAACATCCGTGTGAAGACTCTTCCGGGACGGTAGGGATTTGCTAACCACGCGGGGCTGCGCGTCGTATTAATGTGTGACGGACCGCGCGTGCGGCCGGAGAAGTACAACCATCCTAAGGAGTGCTCGATGAGTAACGGAAACATAGACAGGCGCGACTTCCTGAAGGGGGCCGCCGCCACCGTCGCCCTGCTCCTCACCGCTGAGCAGGTACTGGCCGCCGAGGCTGGAGAGGAGTCCCCCGTGAAGGGGCCGCCGGTCAGGATCGCTGTGATTGGGCTGGGGCTCTGGGGCAAGGAGATACTGACCTCGCTCACACTGCTGCCCTCGGCGCAGGTTACCGCAGTGTGCGATACCTACGAACCGTACGTGAAGAAAGCCCTTGAGATCGCGCCGAACGCGGCGCCGTTCTCGGATTACAGGCAGGTTCTGGCTTCCCCTGAGGTAGAGGCCGTGGTGTTAGCTACGCCGACGCATCTTCACAAGGACATTGCGTTGGAAGCGATGCAGGCCGGGAAACATGTGTATGTGGAAGCTCCGCTGGCAGGCAGCATCGATGATGCAAAGGCCATAGCGCTTGCGGGACTCGGGTCGGGGAAGGTCTTCCAGGGTGGTCTGCAGAGCCGATCGAATCCGCTCTACAAGCACGTGCTTCAGTTCGCTAGG is drawn from Armatimonadota bacterium and contains these coding sequences:
- a CDS encoding Gfo/Idh/MocA family oxidoreductase, giving the protein MSNGNIDRRDFLKGAAATVALLLTAEQVLAAEAGEESPVKGPPVRIAVIGLGLWGKEILTSLTLLPSAQVTAVCDTYEPYVKKALEIAPNAAPFSDYRQVLASPEVEAVVLATPTHLHKDIALEAMQAGKHVYVEAPLAGSIDDAKAIALAGLGSGKVFQGGLQSRSNPLYKHVLQFARAGVLGNPAQVMAQSNNKLSWRRMAPTPERESELNWRLGKATSIGLPGELGVHRFDMASWFLNGLPRSVSGFGSITAWNDGRDVPDTVQCVLEYANGVNLVFSSTLASSFSNTYILFQGSNNSLLLREKRGWMIKEDDAPL